A region of Kineosporia sp. NBRC 101731 DNA encodes the following proteins:
- a CDS encoding LLM class F420-dependent oxidoreductase, with amino-acid sequence MRIGMPLPYSGSFVETVDQLPDYRAAGLSIVYVAEAYSFDAVSQLGFIAAKVPDLEIASNILPIYTRTPSLLAMTAAGLDHVSGGRFTLGLGASGPQVIEGFHGVAYDAPIGRTREIIEICRQVWRREKLEHAGKHYRMPREGGLGKPLKLINHPVRERIPILIAAMGPKNVELAAEVAEGWAPFFFRPEGYQDVWGSALTAGTARRDPALPALDVVVPVPVAIGEATEALRDHARPQFALYIGGMGAKGKNFYHDLATRYGYGEQADRIQELYLAGHKDEAAAAVPAELLRDVALVGPRSWVAERLAAMHEAGVTTLSITPFDRTHAERVKTIETLADLLP; translated from the coding sequence GTGCGGATCGGTATGCCACTCCCGTATTCCGGCAGTTTCGTCGAAACCGTCGATCAGCTGCCGGACTACCGGGCCGCGGGCCTGTCCATCGTCTACGTCGCGGAGGCGTACAGCTTCGACGCGGTGAGCCAGCTCGGCTTCATCGCCGCGAAGGTGCCCGACCTGGAGATCGCATCGAACATCCTGCCGATCTACACCCGCACGCCGTCGCTGCTCGCCATGACCGCGGCCGGGCTCGACCACGTCTCCGGCGGCCGGTTCACCCTCGGGCTGGGAGCCAGCGGGCCGCAGGTGATCGAGGGGTTCCACGGGGTGGCGTACGACGCGCCCATCGGCCGCACCCGGGAGATCATCGAGATCTGCCGTCAGGTGTGGCGGCGTGAGAAGCTCGAGCACGCCGGCAAGCACTACCGGATGCCCCGGGAAGGTGGCCTCGGTAAACCTCTGAAGCTCATCAATCACCCGGTGCGGGAACGTATCCCGATCCTGATCGCGGCGATGGGCCCGAAGAACGTAGAGCTCGCCGCCGAGGTGGCCGAGGGCTGGGCCCCGTTCTTCTTCCGGCCCGAGGGTTATCAGGACGTGTGGGGTTCCGCGCTCACGGCCGGCACGGCCAGGCGTGACCCGGCGCTGCCGGCGCTGGACGTGGTGGTTCCGGTCCCTGTCGCCATCGGAGAGGCGACCGAAGCGTTGCGCGACCACGCGCGTCCTCAATTTGCGCTCTACATCGGCGGAATGGGCGCGAAGGGCAAGAACTTCTATCACGACCTGGCCACCCGTTACGGCTACGGCGAGCAGGCCGATCGCATCCAGGAGCTGTACCTGGCCGGGCACAAGGACGAGGCCGCGGCGGCGGTGCCGGCAGAACTGCTGCGTGACGTGGCGCTGGTGGGGCCGCGCTCCTGGGTGGCCGAACGACTCGCCGCGATGCACGAGGCGGGCGTGACCACGCTGTCGATCACCCCGTTCGACCGCACCCACGCCGAGCGGGTGAAGACGATCGAGACCCTGGCCGACCTACTGCCCTGA
- a CDS encoding chemotaxis protein CheW translates to MTVAAQGLLTDTVSTTYGLFESGDACVGVPLSDVREVTSCPDQLEVLPVTAPGLLGAMNLRGQVIPVLDILAMHGHERRAQDVREVQELDSAQYRSRRVIVVLLRNHQLLGLVVDSVHGVIVPGPMTRIGKPDSQGLLVSHTFTRPETGGIVSVLDVEAMFALPGVPMVQEEGRADGLFGGGDEAGTALHAGNGQNSMLLVRCADHRLALSINSVHTILPRVQVRNSPLRHGSCKGVTDYDGVEIPVFDPLELTGLGRLSNEESEGVAIRFHDGLVVMLLSGVLELINIGSVETLNLPPIQVPGRRYLENVLRVPNHGDFLTLAVDAMLENDELKSLSRLNTPHANTVPAQRAGRTGADEDTWTREQPGQETYLTFSAGREMAVPLRQVVEILEFPSRYSVLESGNDKMLGLFTHRDTVVPLYRLTRLLGVPDSPLETSYVLIVSTAADGGVAQVVGLVVHALRAIEKSVWADPEPKRSGYPEGSLESALADMTMLRLSPIGTAEEPRMLPRVDLTAIGAALVPPQVAQVAQAPQVPRGPQSPPVLTAPAVASLPEIEAEAHLTLS, encoded by the coding sequence GTGACAGTCGCAGCTCAGGGTCTTCTCACGGACACCGTGTCGACCACCTACGGTCTCTTCGAGTCGGGGGACGCGTGTGTCGGTGTGCCGCTGTCGGACGTGCGTGAGGTGACGTCCTGTCCCGACCAGCTCGAGGTGCTGCCGGTCACCGCCCCCGGACTCCTCGGGGCGATGAACCTGCGGGGCCAGGTGATCCCGGTCCTCGACATTCTGGCCATGCACGGACACGAGCGCAGGGCGCAGGACGTCCGGGAGGTCCAGGAACTGGACTCCGCGCAGTACCGGTCCCGCCGGGTGATCGTGGTGCTCCTGCGCAACCATCAGCTGCTCGGGCTGGTCGTGGACAGCGTGCACGGTGTCATCGTTCCCGGCCCCATGACCCGGATCGGTAAACCCGACAGCCAGGGACTGCTGGTCTCGCACACCTTCACCCGCCCCGAGACCGGCGGCATCGTCAGTGTTCTCGACGTCGAGGCGATGTTCGCGCTACCCGGTGTGCCGATGGTGCAGGAGGAAGGGCGGGCCGACGGCCTCTTCGGCGGAGGTGACGAGGCCGGCACGGCGCTGCATGCCGGCAACGGGCAGAACTCGATGCTGCTCGTGCGCTGTGCCGATCACCGGCTGGCGCTCTCCATCAACTCGGTGCACACCATCCTGCCCCGCGTGCAGGTCCGCAACTCACCGCTGAGACATGGCTCCTGCAAGGGGGTCACCGACTACGACGGCGTCGAGATCCCGGTGTTCGACCCGCTGGAGCTGACCGGTCTGGGGCGCCTGAGCAACGAGGAATCCGAGGGGGTGGCCATCCGCTTCCACGACGGGCTGGTGGTGATGCTGCTCTCCGGGGTGCTGGAACTGATCAACATCGGTTCGGTGGAAACGCTGAACCTGCCGCCGATCCAGGTGCCCGGCCGGCGCTACCTCGAGAACGTGCTGCGGGTGCCGAACCACGGCGACTTCCTCACCCTCGCGGTGGACGCCATGCTCGAGAACGACGAGCTCAAGTCGCTCTCCCGGCTGAACACGCCGCACGCGAACACGGTGCCGGCGCAGCGTGCGGGCCGGACCGGCGCCGACGAGGACACCTGGACCCGCGAACAGCCGGGCCAGGAAACCTACCTGACCTTCTCGGCCGGCCGGGAGATGGCCGTGCCGCTGCGTCAGGTCGTGGAGATCCTCGAGTTCCCGTCGCGGTACTCGGTACTGGAGTCCGGGAACGACAAGATGCTCGGACTGTTCACGCACCGCGACACCGTGGTGCCGCTCTACCGCCTGACCCGACTGCTCGGCGTGCCGGACTCCCCGCTGGAGACGTCGTACGTGCTGATCGTCAGCACGGCCGCCGACGGCGGCGTCGCGCAGGTGGTCGGCCTGGTCGTGCACGCCCTGCGGGCCATCGAGAAGTCCGTGTGGGCAGACCCGGAGCCGAAGCGGTCGGGGTATCCGGAGGGATCGCTGGAGTCGGCGCTGGCCGACATGACCATGCTGCGGCTGTCGCCGATCGGCACGGCCGAGGAACCGCGCATGCTGCCCCGGGTCGACCTCACCGCGATCGGCGCCGCCCTGGTCCCGCCCCAGGTGGCCCAAGTGGCCCAAGCTCCCCAAGTGCCCCGGGGGCCCCAATCGCCCCCGGTCCTGACAGCCCCGGCCGTGGCATCCCTGCCCGAGATCGAGGCCGAGGCCCACCTGACCCTCTCATGA